In Acidimicrobiia bacterium, one genomic interval encodes:
- a CDS encoding SDR family NAD(P)-dependent oxidoreductase: MSKETNAVRLSSLSRSISGEVAIITGAGSGIGRATAHLFVDEGARVVVADLDQSRLSTVLAEIFEVHGPDRALGVPCDVAQPDELKALVEQSVKWAGRLDILVNNAGMVRVDGTVATEDDFETAWTQTLNVNLTAQIRLVRYALAHLRESPHPRVVNIASTEAIVATSALASYAASKAGVTGLTRSLAVELGKDGITVNAICPGPIRTGMTEGIPEEAKEAYARRRVALRRYAEAEEIAQMVLSLVLPAASFVTGATLAVDGGLTIRHT, from the coding sequence ATGTCGAAGGAAACAAACGCCGTTCGTCTCAGCTCACTTTCTCGCTCGATATCAGGCGAGGTCGCCATCATCACCGGAGCGGGCAGTGGCATTGGCCGCGCGACGGCCCACCTCTTCGTCGATGAGGGTGCTCGGGTGGTGGTCGCCGACCTCGACCAAAGCCGGTTAAGTACAGTGTTGGCAGAAATATTCGAGGTTCACGGCCCCGATAGAGCGTTAGGTGTGCCGTGCGATGTGGCGCAACCAGATGAGCTAAAAGCCCTGGTAGAGCAAAGCGTCAAATGGGCAGGGCGCCTAGATATTCTGGTTAACAACGCCGGAATGGTGCGAGTCGATGGCACCGTTGCCACGGAAGATGATTTTGAAACGGCCTGGACACAAACTCTGAACGTAAACCTCACCGCCCAAATCCGTCTGGTGCGCTACGCCTTGGCGCACCTGCGTGAGTCACCCCACCCGCGAGTGGTAAATATTGCCTCCACCGAAGCCATTGTGGCCACATCGGCCCTGGCTAGCTACGCCGCTAGTAAAGCTGGTGTTACCGGCCTTACCCGCTCGCTGGCGGTAGAGCTTGGTAAAGATGGGATAACCGTAAACGCTATTTGTCCGGGCCCAATCCGCACCGGCATGACCGAGGGCATTCCTGAAGAAGCCAAAGAAGCCTACGCCCGACGTCGAGTGGCGTTGCGTCGTTACGCCGAAGCTGAAGAGATCGCGCAGATGGTGCTTTCCTTGGTGCTGCCAGCGGCCAGTTTTGTAACCGGAGCTACTTTGGCGGTTGACGGTGGTCTAACCATTCGCCATACCTGA
- a CDS encoding phosphotransferase family protein, with translation MDTSMVSLEALAAWMDSHGLAAGPIIEVEPLTGGTQNILLAFTKGGQRFVLRHPPPHKRANSDETMRREARVLGALANTNVPHPRLLAACGDITVLGSAFYLMEQVDGVNPTVELPAPYLESTDWRHQFGLDIAVTAATIGAVDYERLGLGDLGRAEGYLERQVERWRSQLDSYRQMPGYSGPEIPGVARVGEWLDANQPSVWTPGLIHGDFHLANILCSPHAPRVAAAIDWELTTIGDPLIDLGWLLATWPEPGYDKGVSIEPWEGFPSALELVETYAQHTNRDMSAVVWYEVLACYKLGILLEGTYARSMSGAAPKAVGEVLHQKTLDLFARAERRINNAD, from the coding sequence ATGGACACCAGCATGGTTTCTTTGGAGGCATTGGCTGCTTGGATGGATAGCCATGGCTTAGCTGCGGGCCCAATTATTGAAGTGGAACCACTTACAGGCGGCACCCAAAACATTTTGTTGGCCTTTACCAAAGGTGGGCAACGGTTTGTGCTACGTCACCCACCACCCCACAAGCGGGCCAACAGTGACGAAACTATGCGGCGCGAAGCTCGGGTCTTAGGGGCTTTAGCGAACACCAATGTGCCACACCCGCGCTTGTTGGCAGCGTGTGGTGATATCACAGTTTTAGGCTCGGCTTTTTATCTAATGGAGCAGGTAGATGGGGTTAACCCTACTGTTGAGTTGCCTGCCCCTTATTTGGAATCCACCGATTGGCGCCACCAATTTGGGCTTGATATAGCGGTGACCGCAGCGACAATTGGAGCGGTTGATTACGAGCGTTTAGGGCTTGGCGATTTGGGTCGTGCCGAAGGGTATCTCGAGCGTCAGGTAGAGCGTTGGCGATCACAGCTCGATTCCTACCGCCAGATGCCGGGCTATTCTGGGCCCGAAATTCCCGGAGTGGCCCGAGTAGGTGAATGGCTTGACGCTAACCAGCCTTCGGTTTGGACTCCAGGGTTAATCCACGGCGATTTCCACCTGGCCAATATTTTGTGTTCGCCGCATGCCCCTCGGGTAGCAGCCGCTATTGATTGGGAGCTAACCACTATTGGTGATCCGCTGATCGATTTAGGTTGGTTGCTGGCCACTTGGCCCGAACCCGGTTACGACAAAGGGGTTTCGATAGAGCCGTGGGAAGGTTTTCCAAGTGCTCTTGAGCTGGTGGAAACCTATGCTCAGCACACCAACCGTGATATGTCGGCGGTGGTGTGGTATGAGGTTTTGGCCTGCTACAAGCTAGGTATTTTGTTGGAAGGCACCTATGCCCGTTCGATGTCGGGAGCGGCACCAAAAGCGGTGGGCGAAGTTCTGCACCAGAAAACGCTCGACCTGTTCGCCCGAGCCGAACGACGTATTAATAACGCTGACTAA
- a CDS encoding type II toxin-antitoxin system prevent-host-death family antitoxin produces MSQVGIGELEEKASTVIADVVAGETVVVTDHGQPVAQISAISRSPLANLLSSGQARAAKSNICDLPSPKPGPNISAELAAMRDAER; encoded by the coding sequence ATGTCACAGGTTGGAATTGGGGAGCTAGAAGAGAAAGCCTCTACCGTGATCGCAGATGTGGTCGCGGGCGAAACTGTCGTTGTCACCGATCATGGCCAGCCAGTGGCACAGATAAGCGCCATATCACGATCCCCTTTGGCTAATTTACTTTCAAGTGGCCAAGCCCGTGCAGCTAAATCCAACATCTGCGACCTACCTAGCCCTAAACCTGGTCCAAATATCTCAGCAGAGCTTGCTGCTATGCGTGACGCCGAGCGCTAA
- a CDS encoding type II toxin-antitoxin system VapC family toxin, whose amino-acid sequence MAYYVDTSALTKLVVAEAETMALMDWITTSTPVLITSDLARTELLRAVRRVAPEVTHRAQIVLNAIIIMRLDTRLFEFAARLDPVILRSLDALHIAAALELGDDLEGLIAYDDRLITAAQANGIQTVTPR is encoded by the coding sequence ATGGCCTATTACGTCGACACTTCCGCGTTGACGAAACTCGTCGTGGCCGAGGCTGAGACGATGGCTTTAATGGATTGGATAACCACGTCCACTCCGGTTTTGATTACCTCTGACTTAGCACGAACAGAATTATTACGGGCAGTACGCCGTGTTGCCCCAGAAGTAACTCACAGAGCTCAGATAGTTCTCAACGCTATAATTATCATGAGGTTGGACACTCGACTCTTTGAATTTGCTGCTCGACTAGACCCTGTAATCCTCCGCAGCCTCGACGCACTCCATATTGCAGCTGCTTTGGAGCTTGGTGACGACTTAGAGGGCCTCATTGCTTATGATGACCGTCTAATTACAGCAGCACAGGCGAACGGTATTCAAACAGTCACACCCCGCTAG